TCGGCGATGATCTTCTCGACGTCGTCGGCGTCGCTCTCCACCGGGCAGGTGCAGCTGATGTCGCCCACCGTGCGGAAGCGCACCAGCGCGTTCTCGCTCGTCTCGCCCTCGCGCATCGGCGTGAGCGGCGTGACCGGCACCAAGAGGCCGTTGCGGCGCACGATCTCGCGCTGGTGCGCGTAGTAGATCGACGGCAGTTCGAGGTTCTCGCGCGCGATGTATTGCCAGACGTCGAGTTCGGTCCAGTTCGAGATCGGGAACACGCGCAGGTGCTCGCCCTTGTGCAGGCGTGCGTTGTAGAGGCTCCACAGTTCCGGGCGCTGGGCCTTCGGGTCCCATTGGCCGAACTCGTCGCGGAACGAGAAGATGCGTTCCTTGGCGCGCGCCTTTTCCTCGTCGCGACGCGCCCCGCCGATCATCGCCGTGTAGCCGTATTGCTCGATCGTCTCGAGCAGCGTGACGGCCTGCGCGGCGTTGCGCGAATCGGTTTCGCGGCGCAGCACCACGGTGCCGCGCGCGATCGAATCCTCGACGTGGCCGACCACCAGCTCGGCGCCGATCTCCTTGGCGCGGCGATCGCGGAAATCGATCACCTCGTCGTAGTTGTGGCCCGTATCGATGTGGACCAGCGGGAACGGCAGCGAGGTCTGGCGGCCCGCGCCGAGGCCGAACGCCTTCAGCGCGAGGTGCAGCACGACGACCGAATCCTTGCCGCCCGAGAACAGCAGCGCGGGCTTGCTGCACTCGGCCACGAGTTCGCGCAGGATGTGGATCGACTCGGCCTCGAGCCAGTCGAGGTGGCCCATCCGGCTGGAAGTGCCGGCCGGCCGGGCGAAGGCGGATTGTTCGAGCGTCGTGCTCATGGTGTCAGTCCTTGCTGGTTTGCTGATCGCCGCCCGTCGTGGCGGGCAGCGCGATTGCTGTCGTTCGTGGTCGAAGCGCGCGGCGGCGCCTCAGGCGTTGGCGCGGCTCGGCAGTTCCGACACCGGCGCGACCGTGATGTGCAGGCCGCATTCCTTGGTGTCGCGCGATTCCCACCACCAGCGGCCCGCGCGGCTGTCCTCGCCGGGGCGGATCGCGCGCGTGCAGGGCTCGCAGCCGATGCTCGGGTAGCCGCGCGCGTGCAGCGGGTTCACCGGCACGTCGAACGCCTTCAGGTAGGCCCACACCTCGGCCTCGGTCCAGTCGGCGAGCGGGTTGTACTTGGCGATGCCGCGTGCCTCGTCGTGCTCTTCCTCGTGCAGCTCCGCGCGCGTCACCGACTGCTCGCGGCGCTGGCCCGTGACCCAGGCGTCGACCTCGGCGAGCGCGCGATCGAGCGGCTCGACCTTGCGGATCTGACAGCACGCCTTGCGCAGCTCGACGCTTTCGTAGAACGCGTTCAGGCCATGCTCGGCCACGTACCGGTCGATCGCGTCGGCCCGCGGGTGGAACTGCTCGATCTCGTAGCCGTAGCGCTCGCGCACGCGGTCGATCATGCCGAGCGTCTCCGCGTGCAGGCGGCCCGTGTTCAGCGAGAAGATGCCGATCGCACGCTGCTTCGAGAGGATCGCGTGGGTAACCAGCATGTCCTCGGCCGCGAGGCTGCTCGCGAACTTCACGCGCGGGTGGCGCTCGGCGATCGCGGCGAGCAGCGCATCGAGCCGCTCGACCTTGGCCGCCAGCTCGGGGGTGAGGGGGGCGCTCATGCGCCCGCCTGGCCGGCCGCGGCGCGGCGGCGGAACAGCGGCACCGCGTCGTCCACCGCGCCCTGGTAGCGTTCCGAGAATTCGCTGAACGCGTTCAGCGCGTCATGCGGATCGCGGTCCGCGCGCACCGCGAACGCGTCGAAGCCGCAACGCGACATGTAGTTCAGCTGGTCACGCAGCACGTCGCCGATCGCGCGCAGCTCGCCGGTCCAGCCATGGCGCTTGCGCAGCAGGTGGGCGGTGCTGTAGCCGCGGCCGTCGCCGAAGCGCGGGAACTCGACCGCGATCACCGTCAGCGCGTCGAAGTCGGCGACCACGTCGGCCGGCTCGCTGTCGGGCGCGAGCCACACGCCGAGCTCGTCCTTCGTCTTCGCGGCGACCAGCGCATCGCGCCCGGCCAGCCAGTAGGCGAGCGGCACCAGCACCTTGCCGGCCGGCAGCGCGCCCACCTCGGGCAGCGCGCCGTCCTCGCCCGCGCGCACGACCTGCCATGCGTCGTCGATCACTGCGCGGTTCTTGATAATCGAAGCCATCTGCTGAATTCCTCGTTCGGTTACGCGTGGGCCGGCTGGCGCGCCGCGTAGACCCGCTCCTTGAACGGCGCGATGCCGATGCGGTTGTAGGTGTCGATGAAGCGCTCGCCGTCGATGCGCGTGTCGACGAAGGTGTCGACCAGCTTCGTGATCACGTCCGGCACTTCCTCGGCCGAGAACGACGGGCCGATCACGCGGCCCAGCTTCAGGCCGTCCTGCCCCGTGCCCTGCTCGCCGCCGAGCGACACCTGGTACCACTCCGAACCATCCTTGTCGACGCCGAGAATGCCGATGTTGCCGACGTGGTGGTGGCCGCACGAATTCATGCAGCCCGAGATGTTCAGCGACATCTCGCCGAGATCGTAGACATAGTCGAGATCGTCGAAACGCTCCTGGATCGCCTGCGCGATCGGGATCGACTTGGCGTTCGCAAGCGAGCAGAAATCGCCGCCCGGGCACGCGATGATGTCGGTCAACAGGCCGATGTTCGGCGTCGCGAAGCCGACCGCCCTGGCCTTTTCCCACAGCGCGAACAGGTCGCGCTTCTTCACGTTCGCGAGGATCAGGTTCTGCTCGTGCGACACGCGCAGTTCGCCGAACGAATAGGCATCGGCCCAGTCGGCCACCGCTTCCATCTGCGCGTCGGTCGCGTCGCCGGGCGCCACGCCGTTCGGCTTCAGCGACAGCGTGACCGCCGCGTAACCCGACACCTTGTGCGGCGCGACGTTGCGCTCGACCCAGCGCGCGAACGCCTTGTTCTCGAGCAGATGCTGTTCGTAGGAGGCATCGGTGTCGGCCAGCTTCTCGTAGGCCGGCGGCGCGAAGAAGCGCGAGACGCGCTCGACTTCTTCCTGCGTCAGCGTCGAGGGGCCATCCTTCAAGTG
The genomic region above belongs to Burkholderia plantarii and contains:
- the cysD gene encoding sulfate adenylyltransferase subunit CysD, which encodes MSTTLEQSAFARPAGTSSRMGHLDWLEAESIHILRELVAECSKPALLFSGGKDSVVVLHLALKAFGLGAGRQTSLPFPLVHIDTGHNYDEVIDFRDRRAKEIGAELVVGHVEDSIARGTVVLRRETDSRNAAQAVTLLETIEQYGYTAMIGGARRDEEKARAKERIFSFRDEFGQWDPKAQRPELWSLYNARLHKGEHLRVFPISNWTELDVWQYIARENLELPSIYYAHQREIVRRNGLLVPVTPLTPMREGETSENALVRFRTVGDISCTCPVESDADDVEKIIAETAVTEITERGATRMDDQTSEAAMEQRKKQGYF
- a CDS encoding phosphoadenylyl-sulfate reductase, yielding MSAPLTPELAAKVERLDALLAAIAERHPRVKFASSLAAEDMLVTHAILSKQRAIGIFSLNTGRLHAETLGMIDRVRERYGYEIEQFHPRADAIDRYVAEHGLNAFYESVELRKACCQIRKVEPLDRALAEVDAWVTGQRREQSVTRAELHEEEHDEARGIAKYNPLADWTEAEVWAYLKAFDVPVNPLHARGYPSIGCEPCTRAIRPGEDSRAGRWWWESRDTKECGLHITVAPVSELPSRANA
- a CDS encoding DUF934 domain-containing protein, with the translated sequence MASIIKNRAVIDDAWQVVRAGEDGALPEVGALPAGKVLVPLAYWLAGRDALVAAKTKDELGVWLAPDSEPADVVADFDALTVIAVEFPRFGDGRGYSTAHLLRKRHGWTGELRAIGDVLRDQLNYMSRCGFDAFAVRADRDPHDALNAFSEFSERYQGAVDDAVPLFRRRAAAGQAGA
- a CDS encoding nitrite/sulfite reductase — its product is MYQYDQYDQTIVDERVAQYRDQVRRRLSGELSEEEFRPLRLQNGLYMQRHAYMHRIAIPYGNLRSDQLRMLARIAREHDRGYGHFSTRSNIQFNWIQLEETPDLLAKLASVQMHGIQTSGNCIRNITADQFAGIAPDEVVDPRPWAEILRQWSTFHPEFAWLPRKFKIAVSGSKVDRAAVQMHDLGVYLSHNADGELVASILAGGGLGRTPIVGSIIRENLPWQHLLTYCEAVLRVYNRFGRRDNLYKARIKILVKALSPEKFSQQVEAEWQHLKDGPSTLTQEEVERVSRFFAPPAYEKLADTDASYEQHLLENKAFARWVERNVAPHKVSGYAAVTLSLKPNGVAPGDATDAQMEAVADWADAYSFGELRVSHEQNLILANVKKRDLFALWEKARAVGFATPNIGLLTDIIACPGGDFCSLANAKSIPIAQAIQERFDDLDYVYDLGEMSLNISGCMNSCGHHHVGNIGILGVDKDGSEWYQVSLGGEQGTGQDGLKLGRVIGPSFSAEEVPDVITKLVDTFVDTRIDGERFIDTYNRIGIAPFKERVYAARQPAHA